A single region of the Brassica rapa cultivar Chiifu-401-42 chromosome A03, CAAS_Brap_v3.01, whole genome shotgun sequence genome encodes:
- the LOC103856106 gene encoding paired amphipathic helix protein Sin3-like 2 isoform X2, with the protein MKRIRDDVYSSGSQFKRPLPSSRGESYVQSPVPGDEGVNSQKLTTDDALSYLKDVKEMFQDQRDKYDMFLEVMKDFKAQRTDTSGVIARVKELFKGHNNLIFGFNTFLPKGFEITLDEVEEETPPKKTVEFEEAISFVNKIKKRFQSDEGVYKSFLEILNMYRKDDKDITEVYNEVSALFEDHLDLLEEFTRFLPESLAAHSAAQLIRSQAQRYHDRGSGPPLVRRMLMEKDRRRERAVASRGDRDHSVDRSDHNDDKAMVKMHREPKKRVDKENRERRSRDLDDGEAEQDNLHHFSEKRKSSRRTEGFEAYSGPASHSEKNNLKSMYNQAFVFCEKVKERLCSQDDYQTFLKCLNIFSNGIIHRKELQNLVSDLLGKFPDLMDEFNQFFERCESNDGFQHLAGVMSKKSLSSEEHLSRPVKGEEKETETEREHKRDLDAAKEKERSNDKYMGKSIQELDLSDCERCTPSYRLLPSDYPIPSVRHRQKLGAAVLNDHWVSVTSGSEDYSFKHMRRNQYEESLFRCEDDRFELDMLLESVGSAAKSAEELLNNIVEKKISIEGSFRVEDHFTALNLRCIERLYGDHGLDVTDLIRKNPAAALPVILTRLKQKQEEWTKCREDFNAVWADVYAKNHYKSLDHRSFYFKQQDSKNLSAKALVTEIKDLKEKSQEEDDVLLSVAAGHRQPIISHFEYEYLDKTIHEDLFKLVQFSCEEICSTKEQIGKVLRLWKSFLEMMLGVPPRAKGSNSVEDAVETKHHGALTSGDVNVSSDSANLVSRQLKFAANGDDYASSGASKHGAIGLLKRDSSAKENCKDGDPANKDGATCSTVKPQKDQENGNGADKRSGDVDDRVATFLSGVENNNGKVGSGDSSGDAIENTDTIVIANGVLPDASKANSNYDEPGGPPNIEKEEGELSPTGDSEDNFVVYEDRGLKSTAKPEHSVEAEGENDDDADDEDGDDASEGGEDASGTESIGDECSQDGNGMEEEGEHDEIDGKAESEGEAEGMDSHLIEENNRLLPLSERVLLSVKPLSKHVAAAALLDERQKDSRVFYGNDDFYVLFRLHRVLYERILSAKTYCTGSELNRRNTKDTSSPDPYARFMSALFSLLNGSAESSKFEDECRAIIGNQSYVLFTLEKLIYKLVKQLQAVVADDMDNKLLQLYEYEKSRKPRRVIDSVYYENARILLHEENIYRLECSSSPSRLSIQLMDSIIEKPEAYAVSMDPTFASYLQKEFLSNSSGKKVVPQAIVLKRNMRGYSGLDDLAVACKAMEGVEVINGLECKMSCSSYKISYVLDTEDFFHRKKKKQKKPSHEKSSSEQRKLYRVERFHKFLSASR; encoded by the exons GACGGATACATCTGGTGTGATTGCACGAGTCAAGGAGTTGTTTAAAGGCCATAACAATTTGATTTTCGGGTTTAACACGTTTCTGCCTAAGGGGTTTGAAATAACGCTTgatgaagtagaagaagaaactcCACCTAAGAAAACTGTTGAATTTGAAGAGGCTATATcttttgttaataaaattaaG AAACGGTTCCAGAGCGATGAAGGTGTCTATAAGTCTTTCTTGGAGATCTTAAATATGTATCGGAAGGATGATAAGGACATCACTGAGGTTTACAATGAG GTATCGGCTCTTTTTGAGGACCACCTGGATTTGCTTGAAGAGTTTACTAGGTTTCTGCCAGAGTCTTTGGCGGCTCATTCAGCAGCTCAGTTAATCCGGAGTCAGGCCCAACGGTATCATGACCGAGGATCAGGTCCTCCTCTTGTGCGTCGAATGTTAATGGAGAAG GATCGCCGACGAGAAAGGGCTGTTGCTTCTCGGGGTGACCGTGATCATAGTGTTGACCGTTCTGACCATAATGATGATAAAGCAATGGTTAAGATGCACAGAGAGCCGAAGAAACGAGTCGATAAGGAGAATAGAGAAAGGAGAAGCCGTGATTTGGACGATGGAGAAGCAGAGCAAGATAACTTGCACCATTTCTCAGAGAAAAGGAAGTCATCCAGAAGAACTGAGGGCTTTGAAGCTTATTCCGGTCCTGCTTCACATTCTGAGAAAAACAATCTAAAAA GCATGTACAACCAAGCATTTGTGTTTTGTGAGAAAGTCAAGGAGAGACTATGCAGCCAAGATGATTATCAGACATTCTTGAAGTGTCTCAATATTTTCAGCAATGGAATTATCCACAGGAAAGAGCTGCAGAATTTG GTTTCTGATCTGCTTGGAAAATTCCCTGATCTCATGGATGAGTTTAATCAGTTCTTTGAGCGTTGTGAGAGTAATG ATGGTTTCCAGCACCTCGCTGGCGTTATGAGCAAAA AATCACTAAGCAGTGAAGAACATTTATCAAGGCCAGTGAAGGGGGAGGAAAAGGAAACGGAAACGGAAAGAGAACACAAACGCGACCTTGATGCTGCTAAGGAAAAGGAGCGTTCCAACGACAAGTACATGGGGAAATCTATTCAAGAGCTTGATCTATCTGATTGCGAGCGGTGCACTCCTAGCTACCGACTCCTCCCATCggat TATCCAATACCTTCCGTCCGCCACAGACAGAAATTAGGGGCTGCTGTTTTAAATGATCACTGGGTTTCTGTCACTTCAGGAAGTGAAGACTACTCTTTTAAGCACATGCGCAGAAACCAATATGAAGAAAGTTTGTTTAGATGTGAAGATGACAG ATTTGAGTTGGATATGCTGTTGGAATCTGTGGGTTCTGCTGCGAAAAGCGCAGAAGAGTTGTTGAATAATATAGTTGAGAAGAAAATAAGTATAGAGGGCTCCTTCCGGGTTGAAGACCACTTCACAG CCCTAAATTTAAGGTGCATAGAGAGACTCTATGGCGACCATGGTCTTGACGTGACAGACCTAATACGTAAGAATCCAGCCGCTGCACTTCCTGTAATTCTTACTCGTTTGAAGCAGAAACAAGAAGAATGGACAAAGTGCCGTGAAGATTTTAATGCGGTCTGGGCGGATGTATATGCGAAGAATCATTACAAGTCACTTGATCACCGCAGCTTCTATTTTAAGCAGCAAGATTCTAAGAACTTGAGTGCCAAAG CGCTGGTGACTGAAATCAAGGACCTGAAAGAGAAGTCtcaggaagaagatgatgttcTTCTGTCTGTAGCTGCTGGTCACAGACAACCCATAATTTCTCACTTTGAGTATGAATATTTGGACAAGACTATTCATGAAGATTTATTCAAACTAGTCCAGTTTTCATGTGAGGAGATATGTTCAACAAAGGAGCAGATCGGTAAAGTTTTGAGGCTCTGGAAAAGTTTTCTGGAGATGATGCTTGGTGTTCCTCCCAGGGCCAAGGGGTCAAATTCTGTTGAAGATGCAGTAGAAACCAAGCATCACGGTGCATTGACGAGTGGGGATGTTAATGTGAGCTCTGACTCGGCAAATTTGGTTTCGAGGCAACTAAAGTTTGCTGCCAATGGAGATGACTATGCTTCATCTGGGGCCTCCAAACATGGCGCGATTGGTCTGTTAAAGAGGGATTCTTCAGCGAAAGAAAATTGCAAGGATGGTGATCCTGCTAATAAAGATGGTGCCACCTGTTCTACTGTAAAACCTCAGAAAGATCaagaaaatggaaatggagCCGATAAACGATCTGGAGATGTTGATGATAGAGTAGCCACATTCCTAAGTGGGGTAGAAAACAACAATGGTAAAGTAGGGAGTGGAGATTCGTCAG GTGACGCTATAGAGAACACTGACACCATTGTTATCGCAAATGGAGTGCTGCCAGATGCTTCTAAAGCCAACAGTAATTATGATGAACCTGGTGGTCCACCCAATATTGAGAAGGAGGAAGGTGAATTGTCACCTACTGGTGATTCTGAAGACAACTTTGTTGTTTATGAAGATCGTGGCTTGAAGTCTACTGCCAAGCCAGAACATTCCGTTGAAGCTGAAGGAGaaaatgatgatgatgctgaCGATGAAGATGGCGATGATGCTTCAGAAGGTGGTGAGGACGCGTCGGGAACTGAATCTATTGGTGACGAATGTTCACAAGACGGTAACGGTATGGAGGAAGAGGGCGAGCATGATGAGATTGATGGTAAAGCTGAGAGTGAAGGAGAGGCAGAGGGGATGGATTCGCATCTTATAGAAGAAAACAATCGGCTGCTTCCGTTGTCAGAACGTGTTCTGTTATCCGTTAAGCCTCTTTCAAAGCATGTAGCTGCAGCAGCGTTGCTTGATGAGAGACAAAAAGATTCCAGAGTGTTCTACGGGAATGACGACTTTTATGTTCTTTTCAGGCTTCATCGA GTCCTGTACGAGAGAATTTTGTCTGCAAAAACATATTGCACAGGCAGTGAACTGAATCGGAGAAACACGAAAGATACTAGTTCACCAGATCCTTATGCAAG GTTTATGAGTGCTTTGTTTAGTCTGCTTAATGGCTCAGCTGAAAGTTCCAAGTTTGAGGATGAATGTCGAGCTATTATTGGAAACCAATCATATGTTTTATTCACGTTGGAAAAACTGATATACAAATTGGTTAAACAG CTTCAAGCTGTTGTAGCGGACGATATGGATAATAAGCTTCTTCAGCTGTACGAGTATGAGAAATCTCGGAAACCTAGGAGGGTCATTGACTCGGTGTATTATGAAAACGCGAGGATTCTCCTTCACGAGGAAAATATTTATCGGTTGGAATGT TCGTCCTCTCCATCCCGTTTGTCAATCCAGCTTATGGATAGTATAATCGAAAAGCCAGAGGCTTATGCAGTTTCCATGGATCCCACGTTTGCAAGTTATCTGCAAAAGGAGTTCCTTTCCAACTCATCAGGGAAAAAAGTAGTCCCACAGGCCATTGTGTTAAAAAG GAACATGCGTGGATACTCTGGTCTGGATGATCTTGCAGTAGCCTGCAAAGCAATGGAAGGAGTAGAAGTAATTAATGGCCTTGAATGCAAGATGTCTTGCTCTTCCTACAAG ATCTCGTATGTTTTGGACACGGAGGATTTCTTCcataggaagaagaagaagcagaagaagccATCACATGAAAAATCATCATCGGAGCAACGCAAGTTGTACAGAGTAGAAAGATTCCACAAGTTTCTCTCAGCTTCAAGATGA
- the LOC103856106 gene encoding paired amphipathic helix protein Sin3-like 2 isoform X1, translating to MKRIRDDVYSSGSQFKRPLPSSRGESYVQSPVPGDEGVNSQKLTTDDALSYLKDVKEMFQDQRDKYDMFLEVMKDFKAQRTDTSGVIARVKELFKGHNNLIFGFNTFLPKGFEITLDEVEEETPPKKTVEFEEAISFVNKIKKRFQSDEGVYKSFLEILNMYRKDDKDITEVYNEVSALFEDHLDLLEEFTRFLPESLAAHSAAQLIRSQAQRYHDRGSGPPLVRRMLMEKDRRRERAVASRGDRDHSVDRSDHNDDKAMVKMHREPKKRVDKENRERRSRDLDDGEAEQDNLHHFSEKRKSSRRTEGFEAYSGPASHSEKNNLKSMYNQAFVFCEKVKERLCSQDDYQTFLKCLNIFSNGIIHRKELQNLVSDLLGKFPDLMDEFNQFFERCESNDGFQHLAGVMSKKSLSSEEHLSRPVKGEEKETETEREHKRDLDAAKEKERSNDKYMGKSIQELDLSDCERCTPSYRLLPSDYPIPSVRHRQKLGAAVLNDHWVSVTSGSEDYSFKHMRRNQYEESLFRCEDDRFELDMLLESVGSAAKSAEELLNNIVEKKISIEGSFRVEDHFTALNLRCIERLYGDHGLDVTDLIRKNPAAALPVILTRLKQKQEEWTKCREDFNAVWADVYAKNHYKSLDHRSFYFKQQDSKNLSAKALVTEIKDLKEKSQEEDDVLLSVAAGHRQPIISHFEYEYLDKTIHEDLFKLVQFSCEEICSTKEQIGKVLRLWKSFLEMMLGVPPRAKGSNSVEDAVETKHHGALTSGDVNVSSDSANLVSRQLKFAANGDDYASSGASKHGAIGLLKRDSSAKENCKDGDPANKDGATCSTVKPQKDQENGNGADKRSGDVDDRVATFLSGVENNNGKVGSGDSSGSRGILSKSGDAIENTDTIVIANGVLPDASKANSNYDEPGGPPNIEKEEGELSPTGDSEDNFVVYEDRGLKSTAKPEHSVEAEGENDDDADDEDGDDASEGGEDASGTESIGDECSQDGNGMEEEGEHDEIDGKAESEGEAEGMDSHLIEENNRLLPLSERVLLSVKPLSKHVAAAALLDERQKDSRVFYGNDDFYVLFRLHRVLYERILSAKTYCTGSELNRRNTKDTSSPDPYARFMSALFSLLNGSAESSKFEDECRAIIGNQSYVLFTLEKLIYKLVKQLQAVVADDMDNKLLQLYEYEKSRKPRRVIDSVYYENARILLHEENIYRLECSSSPSRLSIQLMDSIIEKPEAYAVSMDPTFASYLQKEFLSNSSGKKVVPQAIVLKRNMRGYSGLDDLAVACKAMEGVEVINGLECKMSCSSYKISYVLDTEDFFHRKKKKQKKPSHEKSSSEQRKLYRVERFHKFLSASR from the exons GACGGATACATCTGGTGTGATTGCACGAGTCAAGGAGTTGTTTAAAGGCCATAACAATTTGATTTTCGGGTTTAACACGTTTCTGCCTAAGGGGTTTGAAATAACGCTTgatgaagtagaagaagaaactcCACCTAAGAAAACTGTTGAATTTGAAGAGGCTATATcttttgttaataaaattaaG AAACGGTTCCAGAGCGATGAAGGTGTCTATAAGTCTTTCTTGGAGATCTTAAATATGTATCGGAAGGATGATAAGGACATCACTGAGGTTTACAATGAG GTATCGGCTCTTTTTGAGGACCACCTGGATTTGCTTGAAGAGTTTACTAGGTTTCTGCCAGAGTCTTTGGCGGCTCATTCAGCAGCTCAGTTAATCCGGAGTCAGGCCCAACGGTATCATGACCGAGGATCAGGTCCTCCTCTTGTGCGTCGAATGTTAATGGAGAAG GATCGCCGACGAGAAAGGGCTGTTGCTTCTCGGGGTGACCGTGATCATAGTGTTGACCGTTCTGACCATAATGATGATAAAGCAATGGTTAAGATGCACAGAGAGCCGAAGAAACGAGTCGATAAGGAGAATAGAGAAAGGAGAAGCCGTGATTTGGACGATGGAGAAGCAGAGCAAGATAACTTGCACCATTTCTCAGAGAAAAGGAAGTCATCCAGAAGAACTGAGGGCTTTGAAGCTTATTCCGGTCCTGCTTCACATTCTGAGAAAAACAATCTAAAAA GCATGTACAACCAAGCATTTGTGTTTTGTGAGAAAGTCAAGGAGAGACTATGCAGCCAAGATGATTATCAGACATTCTTGAAGTGTCTCAATATTTTCAGCAATGGAATTATCCACAGGAAAGAGCTGCAGAATTTG GTTTCTGATCTGCTTGGAAAATTCCCTGATCTCATGGATGAGTTTAATCAGTTCTTTGAGCGTTGTGAGAGTAATG ATGGTTTCCAGCACCTCGCTGGCGTTATGAGCAAAA AATCACTAAGCAGTGAAGAACATTTATCAAGGCCAGTGAAGGGGGAGGAAAAGGAAACGGAAACGGAAAGAGAACACAAACGCGACCTTGATGCTGCTAAGGAAAAGGAGCGTTCCAACGACAAGTACATGGGGAAATCTATTCAAGAGCTTGATCTATCTGATTGCGAGCGGTGCACTCCTAGCTACCGACTCCTCCCATCggat TATCCAATACCTTCCGTCCGCCACAGACAGAAATTAGGGGCTGCTGTTTTAAATGATCACTGGGTTTCTGTCACTTCAGGAAGTGAAGACTACTCTTTTAAGCACATGCGCAGAAACCAATATGAAGAAAGTTTGTTTAGATGTGAAGATGACAG ATTTGAGTTGGATATGCTGTTGGAATCTGTGGGTTCTGCTGCGAAAAGCGCAGAAGAGTTGTTGAATAATATAGTTGAGAAGAAAATAAGTATAGAGGGCTCCTTCCGGGTTGAAGACCACTTCACAG CCCTAAATTTAAGGTGCATAGAGAGACTCTATGGCGACCATGGTCTTGACGTGACAGACCTAATACGTAAGAATCCAGCCGCTGCACTTCCTGTAATTCTTACTCGTTTGAAGCAGAAACAAGAAGAATGGACAAAGTGCCGTGAAGATTTTAATGCGGTCTGGGCGGATGTATATGCGAAGAATCATTACAAGTCACTTGATCACCGCAGCTTCTATTTTAAGCAGCAAGATTCTAAGAACTTGAGTGCCAAAG CGCTGGTGACTGAAATCAAGGACCTGAAAGAGAAGTCtcaggaagaagatgatgttcTTCTGTCTGTAGCTGCTGGTCACAGACAACCCATAATTTCTCACTTTGAGTATGAATATTTGGACAAGACTATTCATGAAGATTTATTCAAACTAGTCCAGTTTTCATGTGAGGAGATATGTTCAACAAAGGAGCAGATCGGTAAAGTTTTGAGGCTCTGGAAAAGTTTTCTGGAGATGATGCTTGGTGTTCCTCCCAGGGCCAAGGGGTCAAATTCTGTTGAAGATGCAGTAGAAACCAAGCATCACGGTGCATTGACGAGTGGGGATGTTAATGTGAGCTCTGACTCGGCAAATTTGGTTTCGAGGCAACTAAAGTTTGCTGCCAATGGAGATGACTATGCTTCATCTGGGGCCTCCAAACATGGCGCGATTGGTCTGTTAAAGAGGGATTCTTCAGCGAAAGAAAATTGCAAGGATGGTGATCCTGCTAATAAAGATGGTGCCACCTGTTCTACTGTAAAACCTCAGAAAGATCaagaaaatggaaatggagCCGATAAACGATCTGGAGATGTTGATGATAGAGTAGCCACATTCCTAAGTGGGGTAGAAAACAACAATGGTAAAGTAGGGAGTGGAGATTCGTCAG gTTCACGTGGCATTTTATCCAAATCAGGTGACGCTATAGAGAACACTGACACCATTGTTATCGCAAATGGAGTGCTGCCAGATGCTTCTAAAGCCAACAGTAATTATGATGAACCTGGTGGTCCACCCAATATTGAGAAGGAGGAAGGTGAATTGTCACCTACTGGTGATTCTGAAGACAACTTTGTTGTTTATGAAGATCGTGGCTTGAAGTCTACTGCCAAGCCAGAACATTCCGTTGAAGCTGAAGGAGaaaatgatgatgatgctgaCGATGAAGATGGCGATGATGCTTCAGAAGGTGGTGAGGACGCGTCGGGAACTGAATCTATTGGTGACGAATGTTCACAAGACGGTAACGGTATGGAGGAAGAGGGCGAGCATGATGAGATTGATGGTAAAGCTGAGAGTGAAGGAGAGGCAGAGGGGATGGATTCGCATCTTATAGAAGAAAACAATCGGCTGCTTCCGTTGTCAGAACGTGTTCTGTTATCCGTTAAGCCTCTTTCAAAGCATGTAGCTGCAGCAGCGTTGCTTGATGAGAGACAAAAAGATTCCAGAGTGTTCTACGGGAATGACGACTTTTATGTTCTTTTCAGGCTTCATCGA GTCCTGTACGAGAGAATTTTGTCTGCAAAAACATATTGCACAGGCAGTGAACTGAATCGGAGAAACACGAAAGATACTAGTTCACCAGATCCTTATGCAAG GTTTATGAGTGCTTTGTTTAGTCTGCTTAATGGCTCAGCTGAAAGTTCCAAGTTTGAGGATGAATGTCGAGCTATTATTGGAAACCAATCATATGTTTTATTCACGTTGGAAAAACTGATATACAAATTGGTTAAACAG CTTCAAGCTGTTGTAGCGGACGATATGGATAATAAGCTTCTTCAGCTGTACGAGTATGAGAAATCTCGGAAACCTAGGAGGGTCATTGACTCGGTGTATTATGAAAACGCGAGGATTCTCCTTCACGAGGAAAATATTTATCGGTTGGAATGT TCGTCCTCTCCATCCCGTTTGTCAATCCAGCTTATGGATAGTATAATCGAAAAGCCAGAGGCTTATGCAGTTTCCATGGATCCCACGTTTGCAAGTTATCTGCAAAAGGAGTTCCTTTCCAACTCATCAGGGAAAAAAGTAGTCCCACAGGCCATTGTGTTAAAAAG GAACATGCGTGGATACTCTGGTCTGGATGATCTTGCAGTAGCCTGCAAAGCAATGGAAGGAGTAGAAGTAATTAATGGCCTTGAATGCAAGATGTCTTGCTCTTCCTACAAG ATCTCGTATGTTTTGGACACGGAGGATTTCTTCcataggaagaagaagaagcagaagaagccATCACATGAAAAATCATCATCGGAGCAACGCAAGTTGTACAGAGTAGAAAGATTCCACAAGTTTCTCTCAGCTTCAAGATGA